The segment TCTCAAGTGGCCCTCGATTGATCGCAACATAACCATCAACATAAACACGTTTTTTCACGCGATCGACCCAAAGCCGCGAATCAGGACCGAGCGATTTTGCCGCTGGCGGAGCCGAAAACGTCTTACGCAGCACTTCGAGGGGAGTTTCAGGTCTCGCCAGAGCATCAGGGTCCTGCGAGTCAAGGTCCTGCGCATCAGCGTCCTGCGCATCAGCGTCCTGCGCATCAGCCCACTCGGAATTTGGGTCCTCGTTATCCCCCCCCTCGGCGTCAGCCCCCTCGGTATTCGCAGCTGGCGTCTCAGTGGCAGACGGCAGCTCAGGAGTGTTCAAATCCACACCACCTTGCCCAAATACGTATCCAGCATCGCCGATAAGCAAGCATGAGGGCGCCAGAAAACAGCATCTGATCCAAAAATGCCGGACAAAACGCAACGAATTGAAAGAGATTTGTTTTTTCATCAATTAGACTCTGCACAAAGTATGGGACGAGAGGTTCATTCGTTATATTCGACTAGGCAAAAACGCACACGGGATTCCCCGCCCAATCGCCTTCAAATTATCCGTTTTTTGATTTTACCATCATGTCTATCGACACATCGAGCTCGACACAACCGCCCCCCCCGTTTGATCCTCCGTCGGTTCACGCTCCGCCGCCGAGCTCGTTGCCCAGTGCCCAACGAAACGGTTTACGTCAAAAGTTACAGAAACGGGCTCAGCGTCATTCGGCGAAAAGCGTTTTTGGGAAATCAGCAATTGGCGGAAACGTGTACCGATGGGGTGTAGCGGTTGCGTTAGGTGACGAAATCGACAGTCTACGGATAGCGATGAGCCAATTGGCATGTGACCAAAAGCCGAAACGTCGCTTGTCGACTCGTCCGCTCGATTATGCCAAACAGACAAGAGCAGCGATTGAGCATTTCGCAACCTATCCTTTCGACACGGTTCGGGCTGCCGATGCCGTCGTCTGGTGTGCAGCGATGCCCAGTCTATCCAACGTTCTGGAGGCCGGTCTATGGTGGGATTTGCTGGGTGCCTTACTGCACTACCATGAGTCAATCCTTCAAGAAGCGACAGCCGAATCTCCTCTGCAACTGCTGGTCGGAGCGGAGCTGGGATTAACGATGGCATGGCGACTAGCAGACGTACCGTCCTGCAAACGCCAACGAAAATCCTCCCTCGCTTGCCTCGATCGATGGTCCGAACACAGAGAGGATTCCGTCCCTGCACTACTGAGCGACTTGCCTTCAATGCGATTGGCACTGGCATCCCTTTATCGTTGCCGTGCGATTCTAAGTAGCACGACGAAGAAGAAAAAGACGTTTCCAAAGGATGCGATGCTCGCGGGGCAAACGATTGCAACGTGGGTTGCTGCCTTAACGACCCCCGATGGTGGATGCGCATTTCAAACCATGAAACGCAAGGATGTGATGGATGACTTGAACGACTTTGGGCTCTTGAGCCGATCAGCTGATTTTGATCCCGAATCGCTAAAGCCAGCGATTTCTGCGACCTTAAAACGATCGCCCAAGGCGGGCAAGCCGCCTCATGCAGGGCGATTGGCGTGGGAAGTATCGCTACCCGATTCCTATCACCACTGCGACAAAGCAAAAGTCGCTGCGCTCTTGCCTCAGTGGAATGTGTGGCGTGGACGTATCGATTTGCAATACTCGGGAATGCAAAATTCGATCGATTTGTTCGCTGGCCGCGTGAAGGCTTTATCCGGTGAGATGGAGACGAAAATCGCAGTCGACTCTCGTCCGCAAACCCCCACAAGCGGTTGGACGTACAGCTGCGAGTACACCGACGATGACGTTCACTACCTCGAACTCGAACAGAGTTGGACGGGTGACATCGTTTTACAACGCCAGTTCATGCTTCTGCGGGAAGACCGCTGTGTCATGATCGCCGATAGTGTTCTCAGTCAATCCGAAGAGAAGTCCGAAGAGAAGATCGATTACTCGATGCGATTGCCTATCGCTGAATCCGTCTCTATCGATCCCGAAGCTGAAACCCGCGAAATCTTTTTGGCAGGCCGCAAACGACAAGCAATGTTGGTACCTTTGGCCGCTGCGGAATGGCGAATCGGCGCATCGACCGCAGCGCTCGAACCTGATGAAAGGGGCGATTTGATGATGACCAACTCGGGTAGGGGGGCTCTTTACGCACCGCTTTGGCTTGACTTCCAACCACGGCGTTTTAAACGAAAACGAACTTGGCGGCAATTGACGGTCGCCGACGAACGACGAATCTGCACAAGCAATGAAGCGGTCGGGTTTCGCATTCAAGCGGGAAGTGAGCAATGGATGCTCTACCGCAGCCTTGGACTGCGACGTTGCCGGACGATCATGGGCAAGAACTTGGTCGCCGATTTCTTTGCCGCACGGTTCGACATGGGCGATGCCGAATATGAGGATTTGGTAACGGTCGACGACAGAGAGCAGATGGATGATTGAACCAACCATCATTGCGAGACTGCGACAGAATTGGCAGACGGTTCGATCCGAAGTTGCTGCGGCTGCCGTCTCGGCGAATCGCGAGCCTTCGGCGGTCCAAATTATCGGCGTGTCAAAGTACGTCGACGCGGAAGCAACATTGGCACTCGTCGAGGCAGGTTGCAATCAGCTTGGCGAAAACCGACCTCAGTTGCTTTGGAAAAAGAACGAGCAAATCGTATTCCCAAACGATATACGGTGGCATTTGATTGGGCATATCCAACGCAACAAACTGAGACGATCGCTGCCGTTTGAGCCTATCATCCATAGCGTTGACAGCCCCCGTTTGCTCGCGGCAATCGCCGCCGAAGCCGTCGCACAAAGCCGAGTGATAAAGGTGTTGGTCGAAGTCAACATCAGCGGCGATGAGGCCAAAACAGGATTGTCACCCGAGCAGGTTGAACGTTTATTGCTAGACCGACCTCAGCAGGGAGCCCAAATCATCGGCATGATGGCGATGGCAGGTTGGGGTAGCGAACGCGAAGAAGCGAAAATTCAGTTTTCCCAAACTCGGCAGCTTAGGGATGACCTGCAAAAAAAGCATAGTCTTCCGCTGCCAGAACTATCGATGGGGATGAGTGGCGATTTTAACGAAGCGATTGCGGAAGGGGCCACCATGGTCCGGATTGGGTCAAGACTGTTCGAAGGATGTGACTTCATTCGACCGCTTTAGTCGGCTTCTGCCGCTACGGAACCCGGCAAAAGGTTCCTCCGCTAAACCGCCTGCCCATCGGACTGCGCGTTGAGCTTACGAGCCGTGCAACTGGAGCATTTTGGCCTTTGGACCCGAGTCAAACGGAATGAACACCAATGCCAAAAGGGCTGATATCCACTACGAAAACCCTTGATTTCCAACTATACTCTGCGTACCGTCGATCGACTCCTATTCCCTTGCTCCTTTTTGGCGACCACGATGAACCGACTATTGATGACAACTTTTTTGCTGACCGCTACCTTGCTGCCCACCGTCGGCCAGGCCCAATTCGAAGGAATGAAGTATCGCATCCCATCGGATGCCAATTCGTTGATTCTCATTAACGCCGAAAAACTGTTTGGTTCCCCTGTCGCCGACCGCGATCGTTGGGCGGCCCGTCGCCAAGCTGCCTTCGACGCTGGCATCTCGGCGTTACCACCCGATGCAACCGAGGTGATGTTGGTGGGCCGAATCGATCACGAATTCGGGCAATCGATTTGGGAAATGGGGATGATGAAACTAAAGGCGGATCGCAATATCTCGACCGCTGCCCAACGTTTTGGTGGAACGATGGACACGATCGCCGATCGCTCCGCGGTTCGTTTACCCGATGATCGCTATCTCGTCCAAATCATGGGCAATTTGGTTGGGTCCTATACCCCTGCAAATCGCCAAGACGTTACCCGATGGCTCAAGTCGACCGATGTCGGTACCGCTGCGGTATTATCCGACTACTTAGAGCAAGCATTCGGATACGCCAATAAAGTGGGCACGCCAATCGTGATGGCATTGGACGTCGAAGGTTTGCTTTCGAAAACCGCGATTAAGCATAACATGGATAAATTCGAATCGCTGAAGGATTCCGGCCTTTCGCCCGACGACTACGCCAATTTGATCGCTGGAGCAAAGGGGGTCACGCTCGGAATTACGGTCCAGGACAAAACGGTCGGTGCGATTCGAGTCGACTTCGCCGAATCACCTGCCATGTTGGAAAAAGTTGGCAAAGATCTGATCATCGAAGTGTTGCAAAATCAAGGTCTGATGATCGAAGATTTCCGAGAGTGGACACCGTCGGTGAGTGGTAATGCGTTTATGCTTCGTGGGTTGTTGTCAACGGGAGGCACTCGCCGCGTGTTGAGTGTGCTTTCCCTGCCACCGACACTTGCCGATTCGATGGTTGAGATGCAATCGCCGGGGAGCGATCAGGAAGGAACGGCGAAACGCATCGCGACCCAGCAGTACTTTCAATCGATAACGACGCTGCTCGACGACTTGCACGAAAAACCTCGCCGCGACAACGCGAAAACGTTTGGCCAAGCTGCGGTTTGGTATGACCGCTACGCACGCAAAATCGATCAATTGCCAATCTTGAACGTCGATGAGGCGATGCTTGATTTTGGTGCCAATGCAGCGAACCAACTTCGCAGCGCCGAGATGATGATGAAGGGTGTCGGGATGCGATCATCGCTTCGTACCAAGAGTAATAATGCGTCGTCCGGTGGAGTTGCCTACAGCTACGGCGGTTACCGAGCGGGTAACGGATACAATGGCTACATGTATGGTGCTCCATCCGTTTCGGTCGGTGTCAACGCAATGAATGCATCCCTGATGGAAAAAGGACGAACCGATGCGATCATTCGCAGCCAAGAGCGGACTTCTGGGGCGGCTTCGGTGATGCAAATCTGGCAACAACTCGACGAAGCGACCGCGGCAATCCGCCGCGAAATGGTGAACAAATACAGCGCCGACTTCTAGGAGCGGCTCTAGTAGCGGCGTCTCGCCGAGACGCCGAATACACACAAATCGTAGCGGCGTCTCGCCGAGACGCCAAATACACACAAATCGTAGCGGCGTCTCGCCGAGACGCCGAATACGCACAAATCGTAGCGGCGTCTCGCCGAGACGCCGAATGCGCGCAAATCGTAGCGGCGTCTCGCCGAGACGCCGAATACACACAAATCGTAGCAGCGTCTCGCCGAGTCGCCAAATACGCACAAGTCGTAGCGGCGTCTCGCCGAGACGCCGAATACGCACAAATCGTAGCGGCGTCTCGCCGAGACGCCGAATGCACGCAAATCGTAGCAGCGTCTCGCCGAGACGCCAAATACACACAAGTCGTAGCGGCGTCTCGCCGAGACGCCGAATACACACAAATCGTAGCGGCGTCTCGCCGAGACGCCGAATGCACGCAAATCGTAGCAGCGTCTCGCCGAGACGCCAAATGCACGCAAATCGTAGCGGCGTCTCGCCGAGACGCCGAATACACACAAATCGTAGCGGCGTCTCGCCGAGACGCCGAATGCACGCAAATCGTAGCAGCGTCTCGCCGAGACGCCGAATGCACGCAAGTCGTAGCGGCGTCTCGCCGAGACGCCAAATGCACGCAAATCGTAGCGGCGTCCCGCCGAGACGCCAAATACACACAAATCGTAGCGGCGTCTCGCCGAGACGCCGAATACACACAAATCGTAGCGGCGTCTCGCCGAGACGCCGAATACACACAAATCGTAGCGGCGTCTCGCCGAGACGCCAAATACGCACGAGTCTCGGAGAGACTCGCCTACTGAGCGTGCACGCGCGAGGCTCGGAGAGACTCGCCTACTGGGCATCCAGATCGGCGAGATTCCCGCTGATTGATGTTTGGCCCCATTTGGCAGACAACATCACGCTATTGATCCCGGAACCGATCCCCAACATCGCAACTTGGTTGCCTGCTACCAATTCGCCGCGAGCGGCGGCGGCAGCGAGCGTGAGCGGCAGGGCCACCGATCCGGTGTTCCCCAACTTGGCAAACGTGGCGCTGTCGTTTTCGATCGAAAACCCCATCGCCTTGAGCATTTCGACGCGGTGACGGGAACCAACTTGGTGACAAACGGTTCGATCGAAATCGCCTCGCGACAAACCCGACTCGGATAGCAAACGCTCCAACCCCGCAACGCCCGTCGCGATACCCTCCGCCATCAAACGTTCCGAATCCGTGTCCATCAATGGCTGCATCCCTGAACCGGCTGAATCTTGGTCGCTGCGGCACAAATCATTGAATTCGGTTCTCGCTTCGGCAACCGCCGTTTCGATAAGAGTGCTCGACGGAGTTTGCTTATTCGACGAAGACAAATCACGATGCACCAACAACCATGCACAACTACCCGAGCCGATCGTGAGCGAAGCGAAAGCTGGTTTGACGCTTTTGCGGGTCAGAGACGAATCGGCATTCAAACGGGAGATGGTTTGTTCAAGTAAGGGACGACTGTTTTCGGTCCCGACCACGATCCCGGCACGAATGGCACCCGATTCGATCATCATCGCGATCTGGACCGCTCCGTTCATCACCCCTAAACAGGCGTTCGAAACGTCATAAACCCAGCAATCGTGGGGCAAGCCCAGCTCATGGTGAACGCGTGACGCCGTTGCCGGCTCTAAAAAGTCTCGACAAACACTGGCGTGAATCAGACAACCGATCTCCTGACGGTCGATTCCCACGGCATCGATCGCCGCATTAGCACTTTGGACACTCGGACCGCTCGGCATTGTCCCGCGTGACCAAACCCGTCGCTCATCGATCCCGCTCATCAACGCTAGCCGACCTTCGGGCAGCTTTAGACGCGAATAAAGAGGCGCTAAATCGGTCTCAATTTTCTCGCTG is part of the Novipirellula aureliae genome and harbors:
- a CDS encoding YggS family pyridoxal phosphate-dependent enzyme; the encoded protein is MIEPTIIARLRQNWQTVRSEVAAAAVSANREPSAVQIIGVSKYVDAEATLALVEAGCNQLGENRPQLLWKKNEQIVFPNDIRWHLIGHIQRNKLRRSLPFEPIIHSVDSPRLLAAIAAEAVAQSRVIKVLVEVNISGDEAKTGLSPEQVERLLLDRPQQGAQIIGMMAMAGWGSEREEAKIQFSQTRQLRDDLQKKHSLPLPELSMGMSGDFNEAIAEGATMVRIGSRLFEGCDFIRPL
- a CDS encoding 3-oxoacyl-ACP synthase III: MQFNNVCLESIGAIIPDEIWNSEKIETDLAPLYSRLKLPEGRLALMSGIDERRVWSRGTMPSGPSVQSANAAIDAVGIDRQEIGCLIHASVCRDFLEPATASRVHHELGLPHDCWVYDVSNACLGVMNGAVQIAMMIESGAIRAGIVVGTENSRPLLEQTISRLNADSSLTRKSVKPAFASLTIGSGSCAWLLVHRDLSSSNKQTPSSTLIETAVAEARTEFNDLCRSDQDSAGSGMQPLMDTDSERLMAEGIATGVAGLERLLSESGLSRGDFDRTVCHQVGSRHRVEMLKAMGFSIENDSATFAKLGNTGSVALPLTLAAAAARGELVAGNQVAMLGIGSGINSVMLSAKWGQTSISGNLADLDAQ